The following proteins are encoded in a genomic region of Rhinoraja longicauda isolate Sanriku21f chromosome 28, sRhiLon1.1, whole genome shotgun sequence:
- the LOC144607103 gene encoding uncharacterized protein LOC144607103, with product MEQDISTSVEEDLAEAIQEITPQDETLLHSDVPTLKTSKKISEKLDDTEKEKDELQIEEITADTPKGTRDKPKTWQKPSTEAPKEKTLSSKKTEEVKLQKVPVERIQAKHKDEDPWVHITLNRCIIAAAVIVVLSMGVQLIVGIFDVDDSSVLAYSDMLLDDEDLKLAERTMVENRDLTSDAEEAISELEKFVIGTPARTELKKPCIALKGKTGGCKSEVANKKQISPHIKEIKSIKSSYKPRDKDSEPRSGKDRKDHKIEVEKKDDKHFKKEDKHRGHLEQHFKGGDSKKLSKGKEEGCDKGSKFNQHHFPRRLDKNVKQETHSKHQDRYKDFEKHKYYFKQNDNKKHDYKVHKEYSKHRVGKHGKHYGIEKILKKSGMGKHFGKNKFKESRKHE from the exons ATGGAACAAGACATCTCTACATCAGTTGAGGAAGACCTTGCCGAGGCAATACAAGAGATAACACCACAAGATGAAACTCTGCTACATTCAG ATGTTCCTACTTTGAAGACGAGTAAAAAGATCAGTGAAAAATTAGAT GACACAGAGAAGGAGAAAGATGAATTACAAATCGAGGAGATAACGGCAGATACACCTAAAGGCACAAGGGACAAACCAAAGACATGGCAGAAACCAAGTACTGAAGCGCCAAAGGAGAAAACACTCAGCAGCAAGAAGACTGAGGAAG TGAAATTGCAAAAAGTGCCTGTTGAAAGAATTCAGGCGAAGCACAAGGATGAGGATCCTTGGGTGCACATCACCTTGAATAGGTGCATCATTGCTGCTGCTGTCATAGTGGTTCTCAGCATGGGTGTCCAGCTGATTGTGG GTATTTTTGATGTGGATGATTCATCAGTGTTGGCGTATTCTGACATGCTCCTCGATGATGAAGATTTGAAATTG GCAGAAAGAACAATGGTCGAGAATCGGGATCTGACTTCAGATGCCGAGGAAGCCATCAGTGAACTTGAGAAGTTTGTTATTGGGACTCCTGCCAGGACTGAATTGAAAAAGCCATGTATTGCTCTGAAAGGCAAGACAGGTGGCTGCAAATCTGAGGTGGCCAATAAAAAGCAGATCTCTCCTCACATTAAAGAGATCAAAAGCATTAAAAGTAGCTATAAGCCAAGAGATAAAGACTCAGAACCCAGGTCTGGTAAGGACAGGAAAGATCACAAGATCGAAGTTGAAAAGAAAGATGATAAGCACTTCAAAAAGGAGGATAAACACAGGGGCCACCTTGAGCAGCACTTCAAAGGAGGAGACAGCAAGAAGTTGTCCAAGGGCAAAGAAGAGGGATGCGATAAGGGGAGTAAATTTAATCAGCACCATTTTCCAAGACGACTGGATAAGAATGTTAAACAAGAAACACACAGCAAACACCAAGACCGGTACAAAGACTTTGAAAAGCACAAGTATTACTTCAAGCAAAACGACAACAAAAAACATGATTACAAAGTTCATAAAGAATATTCCAAGCACAGAGTGGGCAAGCATGGTAAACACTATGGAATTGAAAAAATCTTAAAAAAGAGTGGGATGGGAAAACACTTTGGTAAAAATAAATTCAAAGAGAGTCGAAAACACGAATAA